The stretch of DNA GTCGTCGTCCGTCGTTCTTAGGTATTCGTTCAGTTTTGAGTAGTAATATCCGCCATTTTCCTGGCCATGTAAATCATGTGCGAGTTCGTCCATTTCAGCACAACATACAGCTTCGCTGAATGCTCCGAGAAACTTCAGAAATCGGAATGTATTCTGCTGGATGCTTATGCTGTTCGATTGGCTGTCGTACGGTTCAGGGCAACGTTTCGCCAGTGCCATTTTTCCTGCAGGTTGTTGTACTATCAATAGGGGCTCTACCGGAGGACTCAGATCCAGTGCTATGCTAGGTTCGTCAAAGTACTTCATAACATAGGAAACAATGAGGAAACACACAGCATTCATTGGAAACGCTCGCATGAGTGTTGATGCGAGTCCACGTGAAAGAAACGACAAACCTTCCTCTGCATGGCTTCTGCGTAAGCAGTCTACAATACCGTTATACTTCGGTTTTCCAGTCATTCCATCCGCTTGCAGTCTTGATTTTATTACATCGATGGGGAATGTTAACAACCACGAGATGGTCCCCGCTAAACCACCAGCCATCAGTATAACAAACGGCGAAGGATTACTAACCGATCGGACCATTAGTTCATACGACACAAAGTAGCTCGAAAATCCAGGCATATCACGGGCAGCAGTAATTCCGAGACCTCGGAAAATCCCCCGAAATCCTTCTGCCCTCCAAATATGCCTCGTGCATTGCAGCGGACCTTTGAATTTGGTTGCTTCTCCAGGCAGATTTTCCTGCAGCTGCATTCGCGTCTTCACCAGCTCCATAGGTGAACAAATGAAGCTCTGTGCTAAACCAGCGGCATTTCCCGCCAGGAAATGGGAGTACAACGATTCGGGATCGGACATCTTCCTCTGGACGTTTCCGTAGATGCCAAATACGATCGCATTGACGGCCGCCACACCGGCCATTGGGCTGGACATTCCCCGGTACAAACCGCTAACGCTCTCCTTGGCTATGATTTTGCGGAAGCAATCGAGGGTACCTTTGTACAGTGGATTCCTGTGGTTTTGCGTCTGCAGGTGAACTTTGACCGTGTCGAAGGGGTAACCGACGAGAACGCCGGCACATCCTGGAAAGTGGGAGATAACAACGTAAGATTGATCAACACGTGAATGGTTATCAGAAGCATCtctgttgtttttatgtttgtacATTCGTGACTGCGTAATACGAGC from Toxorhynchites rutilus septentrionalis strain SRP chromosome 3, ASM2978413v1, whole genome shotgun sequence encodes:
- the LOC129774838 gene encoding mitochondrial basic amino acids transporter, encoding MALDFAAGCLGGCAGVLVGYPFDTVKVHLQTQNHRNPLYKGTLDCFRKIIAKESVSGLYRGMSSPMAGVAAVNAIVFGIYGNVQRKMSDPESLYSHFLAGNAAGLAQSFICSPMELVKTRMQLQENLPGEATKFKGPLQCTRHIWRAEGFRGIFRGLGITAARDMPGFSSYFVSYELMVRSVSNPSPFVILMAGGLAGTISWLLTFPIDVIKSRLQADGMTGKPKYNGIVDCLRRSHAEEGLSFLSRGLASTLMRAFPMNAVCFLIVSYVMKYFDEPSIALDLSPPVEPLLIVQQPAGKMALAKRCPEPYDSQSNSISIQQNTFRFLKFLGAFSEAVCCAEMDELAHDLHGQENGGYYYSKLNEYLRTTDDDYCRRFPFVD